A single genomic interval of Rhodopseudomonas palustris harbors:
- a CDS encoding thermonuclease family protein — protein MSPYPRTNPVRISRLPWRSRLWPWVFVLGVAAGTMLPARHWLLHLPWLQPPASQGIDNDSETVWRRAGNPTTRHPVDVLYTIDGDTFDARVHLWPGTDLRTRVRLRGIDAPELKAQCARELRMAEAAADELRRLLAEGEVAIYNIGPDKYQGRVVADVATKRTANVSNALLDGGYARAYGGGHRDGWCGGR, from the coding sequence ATGTCCCCATATCCGAGAACGAACCCGGTTCGGATTTCGCGGCTGCCCTGGCGCAGCCGACTATGGCCATGGGTGTTCGTGCTCGGCGTTGCGGCCGGCACCATGCTGCCTGCGCGGCATTGGCTGCTGCATCTGCCTTGGCTGCAGCCGCCGGCGTCGCAGGGAATAGATAACGACAGCGAAACGGTGTGGCGGCGCGCCGGCAATCCGACCACGCGGCACCCGGTCGACGTGCTGTACACCATCGACGGCGACACCTTCGATGCGCGGGTGCACCTATGGCCGGGCACGGACCTGCGCACGCGGGTGCGCCTGCGCGGCATTGATGCGCCAGAGCTGAAAGCGCAATGCGCCCGCGAATTGCGGATGGCCGAGGCCGCCGCAGACGAGCTGCGCCGGCTGCTCGCCGAGGGCGAGGTCGCGATCTACAACATCGGTCCCGACAAGTATCAGGGCCGCGTCGTGGCGGACGTTGCAACCAAACGCACCGCCAACGTGTCGAACGCACTGCTCGACGGCGGCTATGCCCGCGCCTATGGCGGCGGACATCGCGACGGCTGGTGCGGCGGGCGCTGA
- a CDS encoding YiiX/YebB-like N1pC/P60 family cysteine hydrolase, producing MGVVLETIGKLIASYLQKEEPGYEPFTPSDPDHLRTIMEPGDVLLVEGNSRIAGIIKYLTQSTWSHAALYVGPIDGVTEPDGEPHVLVEANIGEGVSSSPLSRHLAYHTRVCRPVGLSYEDRHTVCRYAINRIGFGYDTKNIIDLMRYLVPLPVPQRWRRRMIALGSGDPTKIICSALIAQAFEAVRYPILPKITKAGSRAARREILHIRHSTLYMPRDFDISPYFEVVKPTIVNGFDYTTLHWADKPKPVVESDSPFASQIEGSESAPSLATQTAEADPALDLAGPPKLGAVA from the coding sequence ATGGGTGTGGTGCTCGAGACTATCGGCAAGTTGATCGCCAGCTACTTGCAGAAGGAAGAGCCGGGCTACGAGCCGTTCACCCCGAGCGATCCGGACCATCTCCGTACCATCATGGAGCCCGGCGACGTCCTGCTGGTCGAGGGCAACAGCCGGATCGCCGGCATCATCAAGTATCTGACGCAATCGACTTGGTCGCACGCCGCGCTGTATGTCGGCCCGATCGACGGTGTCACCGAGCCGGACGGCGAGCCGCACGTGCTGGTCGAGGCCAATATCGGCGAGGGGGTGAGTTCGTCGCCACTGTCGCGGCACCTTGCCTACCACACGCGGGTGTGTCGCCCGGTCGGCCTTTCTTATGAAGACCGCCACACGGTGTGCCGCTATGCGATCAATCGCATCGGCTTCGGCTACGACACCAAGAACATCATCGACCTGATGCGCTATCTGGTGCCGCTGCCGGTGCCGCAGCGCTGGCGCCGACGGATGATCGCGCTCGGCTCCGGCGATCCGACCAAGATCATCTGTTCGGCGCTGATCGCGCAGGCGTTCGAGGCGGTGCGCTATCCGATCCTGCCGAAGATCACCAAGGCCGGCAGCCGCGCGGCGCGGCGCGAGATCCTGCACATCCGGCATTCGACGCTGTACATGCCGCGAGACTTCGACATCTCGCCGTATTTCGAGGTGGTGAAGCCGACCATCGTCAACGGCTTCGACTACACGACGCTGCATTGGGCCGACAAACCGAAGCCGGTCGTCGAGAGTGACAGCCCGTTCGCGTCGCAGATCGAGGGGTCCGAAAGTGCGCCGTCGCTGGCAACGCAGACAGCCGAAGCCGATCCGGCTCTCGATCTTGCCGGGCCGCCCAAACTCGGCGCAGTCGCCTAA
- a CDS encoding DUF1674 domain-containing protein has protein sequence MTNPDPKSATMDAASPRKDLPEAAKRALAEAEARRVEAAKHAEARAKEVQGPKGPEPTRYGDWEVKGIASDF, from the coding sequence ATGACAAATCCCGATCCGAAGTCCGCCACCATGGATGCCGCCTCGCCGCGCAAGGATCTCCCAGAAGCGGCCAAGCGCGCCCTCGCCGAAGCCGAAGCCCGCCGGGTCGAAGCCGCCAAGCATGCCGAAGCGCGCGCCAAGGAAGTCCAGGGTCCAAAGGGTCCTGAGCCGACCCGCTATGGCGACTGGGAAGTCAAAGGCATCGCGTCGGATTTCTGA
- the infC gene encoding translation initiation factor IF-3 → MRRPNRAPPPVAKDGPRTNDEIRNFEIQLIDQTGVNQGKVETIVAIKMAMDAGMDLVEISPTSSPPVCKIMDYGKYKYSAQKKAAEARKKQKIVEIKEIKLRPMIDDHDYEVKMKAMQRFFEEGDKVKITLRYRGREMAHQEIGTKLLEKVKNDVAEIAKVEQDPRFEGRQVVMVLAPR, encoded by the coding sequence ATTCGCCGTCCCAACAGAGCGCCGCCCCCCGTAGCCAAGGACGGGCCGCGCACCAACGATGAAATCCGCAATTTCGAGATCCAACTGATCGACCAGACCGGTGTGAACCAGGGCAAGGTCGAGACCATTGTCGCGATCAAAATGGCAATGGATGCAGGCATGGATCTGGTGGAGATTTCGCCGACCTCGTCGCCGCCGGTCTGTAAGATCATGGACTACGGCAAGTACAAGTATTCGGCGCAGAAGAAGGCCGCCGAGGCGCGCAAAAAGCAGAAGATCGTCGAGATCAAGGAGATCAAACTCCGCCCGATGATCGATGACCACGATTACGAAGTGAAGATGAAGGCGATGCAGCGCTTCTTCGAGGAAGGCGACAAGGTCAAGATCACCTTGCGCTATCGGGGACGCGAAATGGCTCACCAGGAGATCGGCACCAAGCTGCTCGAAAAGGTGAAGAACGACGTCGCCGAAATCGCCAAGGTCGAGCAGGATCCCCGCTTCGAAGGCCGTCAGGTCGTGATGGTGCTGGCGCCGCGCTGA
- the pheS gene encoding phenylalanine--tRNA ligase subunit alpha, whose translation MSNLENLQSQILADIAAAADEAALEAVRVGALGKKGSISALLATLGKMDPEQRKTEGAAINRAKEAVTDALTARRDVLKAAALDAKLAAETIDVTLPMREPAAEQGRLHPLSQVWDELTAIFADMGFSIAEGPDIETDDYNFTKLNFPEGHPAREMHDTFYFNPKEDGSRLLLRTHTSPVQVRTMLSQRPPIRVICPGRTYRSDSDQTHTPMFHQVEGLVIDKGSHLGHLKWILHEFCKAFFEVDNVNMRFRPSFFPFTEPSLEVDIQCRRGKDEIRFGEGEDWLEILGCGMVHPNVLTACGLDPDEYQGFAWGMGIDRIAMLKYGMSDLRQLFEADVRWLNHYGFKPLDIPTLAGGLSS comes from the coding sequence ATGTCCAATCTCGAAAACCTGCAATCCCAAATCCTCGCCGACATCGCCGCAGCGGCCGATGAAGCCGCGCTGGAAGCGGTCCGTGTCGGGGCGCTCGGTAAGAAGGGCTCGATCTCGGCACTGCTCGCCACGCTCGGCAAGATGGACCCCGAGCAGCGCAAGACCGAGGGCGCGGCGATCAATCGCGCCAAGGAGGCGGTGACCGACGCGCTGACCGCCCGCCGCGACGTGCTGAAGGCCGCGGCACTCGACGCCAAGCTGGCCGCCGAAACCATCGACGTCACCTTGCCGATGCGCGAGCCCGCCGCCGAGCAGGGCCGGCTGCATCCGCTCAGCCAGGTGTGGGACGAGCTCACAGCGATCTTCGCCGACATGGGCTTCTCGATCGCCGAAGGTCCGGACATCGAGACCGACGACTACAACTTCACCAAGCTCAACTTCCCCGAAGGCCACCCGGCCCGGGAGATGCACGACACCTTCTATTTCAACCCGAAGGAAGACGGCTCGCGCCTCTTGCTCCGCACCCACACCTCGCCGGTGCAGGTGCGAACCATGCTGTCGCAGCGGCCGCCGATCCGGGTGATCTGTCCCGGCCGCACCTATCGCAGCGACTCGGACCAGACCCACACGCCGATGTTCCATCAGGTCGAAGGGCTGGTGATCGACAAGGGCTCGCACCTCGGCCACCTGAAGTGGATCCTGCACGAGTTCTGCAAGGCGTTCTTCGAGGTCGACAACGTCAACATGCGGTTTCGGCCGTCGTTCTTCCCGTTCACCGAGCCGTCGCTGGAAGTCGATATCCAGTGCCGCCGCGGCAAGGACGAGATCAGGTTCGGCGAAGGCGAGGACTGGCTGGAGATTCTCGGCTGCGGCATGGTGCACCCCAACGTGCTCACCGCCTGCGGGCTCGATCCGGACGAGTATCAGGGCTTCGCCTGGGGCATGGGCATCGATCGCATCGCGATGCTGAAATACGGCATGAGCGATCTGCGGCAGTTGTTCGAAGCCGACGTGCGCTGGCTCAATCACTACGGCTTCAAGCCGCTCGACATCCCGACGCTGGCGGGCGGATTGAGTTCGTGA
- the rpmI gene encoding 50S ribosomal protein L35 — protein sequence MPKLKTKSGAKKRFKVTATGKVMSAQRGKRHGMIKRTKKQIRQLRGTRAIFKTDGDNIKKYFLPNA from the coding sequence ATGCCCAAGTTGAAGACCAAATCGGGCGCCAAAAAGCGCTTCAAAGTGACCGCCACCGGCAAGGTGATGTCCGCCCAGCGTGGCAAGCGCCACGGCATGATCAAGCGTACCAAGAAGCAGATCCGTCAGCTTCGCGGCACCCGCGCGATCTTCAAAACCGACGGCGACAACATCAAGAAGTATTTCTTGCCGAACGCCTGA
- the pheT gene encoding phenylalanine--tRNA ligase subunit beta, translating into MKLTLSWLKDHLDTDEPLEKLADKLTMIGLEVEGIEDKAKVLAPFTIAKVLTAAKHPNADKLQVCTVDVGDGAAPVQVVCGAPNARAGLVTVFAPPGTYIPAKDFTLGIGNIRGVESRGMLCSAAELQISEDHDGIIELPADAPVGAAYAAWAGLGDPVLDINLTPNRQDCAGVHGIARDLAAADMGKFKDPGIKPIKGEFPCPVSVTVEDSTLCPGFALRLVKGVKNGPSPEWLQKRLTAIGLRPINALVDITNYLTFDRSRPLHVFDAAKVKGNLVVRRAKDGETLLALDGRTYTLDSSVCVIADDHGVESLAGIMGGELSGCSAETTDVLIESALWNEINIAQSGRKLGINTDARYRFERGVDPAFMLPGLELATKLVMEFCGGTPSEAVVVGNPFADDKIIDFPLAEVKRLAGIEVSLTEIRRILNHLGFTVVGQAPVVKVAVPSWRSDVHGKADIVEEIVRIVGVDKVPLTPFERGDAPRKPVLTQIQNRTRRAKRALAARGLTEAVTWSFISKPFAEAFGGGQPELALANPIASDLSDMRPSLLPGLIAAAQANADRGSPDLSLFEVGQVFKGDRPQDQFMAASGVRRGVASSAGLGRHWSGSAQATALDAKADAFAVLAAAGAPMAGLQIATNKLPAWLHPGRSGAIQIGPQNVLGYFGELHPRVLEQLGADGPLVAFEVILEKIPDPKQRPTRAKPALELSAFHPVSRDFAFIVDRKVAVADIVRAAQGVDKKLITSVSVFDVYEGKGIDPDKKSVAIAVTLQPRDKTMTDQEIEAVAAKIVAEVTKKTGGSLRG; encoded by the coding sequence ATGAAACTCACCCTCTCCTGGCTGAAAGATCATCTCGACACCGACGAGCCGCTGGAAAAGCTCGCCGACAAGCTCACCATGATCGGGCTCGAAGTCGAGGGCATCGAGGACAAGGCGAAGGTGCTGGCGCCGTTCACCATCGCCAAGGTGCTAACGGCCGCCAAGCATCCCAACGCCGACAAGCTGCAGGTCTGCACGGTCGACGTCGGTGACGGGGCTGCGCCGGTGCAGGTGGTGTGCGGCGCGCCGAATGCGCGCGCCGGCCTCGTCACGGTGTTCGCGCCGCCCGGCACATATATTCCGGCCAAGGACTTCACGCTCGGCATCGGCAATATTCGCGGCGTCGAGAGCCGCGGCATGCTGTGCTCGGCCGCTGAATTGCAGATCTCCGAGGATCACGACGGCATCATCGAGCTGCCGGCCGATGCGCCGGTCGGTGCCGCCTATGCGGCCTGGGCCGGGCTCGGCGATCCGGTGCTCGACATCAACCTGACGCCGAACCGGCAGGACTGCGCCGGCGTGCACGGCATCGCGCGCGATCTCGCCGCCGCCGACATGGGCAAGTTCAAGGACCCGGGTATCAAGCCGATCAAGGGCGAATTCCCGTGCCCGGTCAGTGTCACTGTCGAAGACAGCACGCTGTGCCCCGGCTTCGCGCTGCGGCTGGTGAAGGGCGTCAAGAACGGCCCGTCGCCGGAATGGCTGCAGAAGCGCCTGACTGCGATCGGACTGCGCCCGATCAACGCGTTGGTCGACATCACCAACTACCTGACATTCGATCGCTCGCGCCCGCTGCACGTGTTCGACGCCGCCAAGGTGAAGGGCAATCTGGTGGTGCGCCGCGCCAAGGACGGCGAGACGCTGCTCGCGCTCGACGGCCGCACCTACACGCTGGATTCGTCAGTCTGCGTGATCGCCGACGATCACGGCGTCGAATCGCTCGCCGGCATCATGGGGGGTGAGCTGTCCGGCTGCTCGGCCGAGACCACCGACGTGCTGATCGAATCGGCGCTGTGGAACGAGATCAACATCGCCCAGTCGGGCCGCAAGCTCGGCATCAACACCGATGCGCGCTACCGCTTCGAGCGCGGCGTCGATCCAGCCTTCATGCTGCCTGGGCTCGAGCTTGCCACCAAGCTGGTGATGGAGTTCTGCGGCGGCACGCCGTCGGAGGCGGTGGTGGTCGGCAATCCGTTCGCCGACGACAAGATCATCGACTTCCCGCTCGCCGAGGTGAAGCGTCTGGCCGGCATCGAAGTATCGCTCACCGAGATCCGCCGTATCCTCAATCACCTCGGCTTCACGGTCGTCGGGCAGGCGCCGGTGGTGAAGGTCGCGGTGCCGTCGTGGCGCAGCGACGTTCATGGCAAGGCCGATATCGTCGAGGAAATCGTCCGGATCGTCGGCGTCGACAAGGTGCCGCTGACGCCGTTCGAGCGCGGCGATGCCCCGCGCAAGCCGGTACTCACCCAGATCCAGAATCGCACCCGCCGCGCCAAGCGCGCGCTGGCGGCGCGCGGCCTGACCGAGGCGGTGACCTGGTCGTTCATCTCCAAGCCGTTCGCCGAAGCGTTCGGCGGCGGCCAGCCGGAGCTGGCGCTCGCCAATCCGATCGCGTCCGATCTGTCCGACATGCGGCCGAGCCTGCTGCCCGGCCTGATCGCCGCCGCACAGGCCAACGCCGATCGCGGTTCGCCCGATCTGTCGCTGTTCGAAGTCGGGCAGGTGTTCAAGGGCGACCGGCCGCAGGATCAATTCATGGCTGCGAGCGGCGTCCGCCGCGGTGTCGCGTCCTCCGCGGGCCTCGGCCGGCATTGGTCGGGCTCGGCGCAGGCGACCGCGCTCGATGCCAAGGCCGATGCGTTCGCGGTGCTGGCTGCGGCCGGTGCGCCGATGGCGGGGCTGCAGATTGCCACCAACAAGCTGCCGGCCTGGCTGCATCCGGGCCGCTCCGGCGCGATCCAGATCGGGCCGCAGAACGTGCTCGGCTATTTCGGCGAGCTGCATCCGCGGGTGCTCGAACAGCTCGGGGCGGATGGCCCGCTGGTGGCGTTCGAAGTGATCTTGGAAAAGATCCCCGATCCGAAGCAGCGGCCGACCCGCGCCAAGCCGGCGCTCGAACTGTCTGCGTTCCACCCGGTGTCGCGCGACTTCGCCTTCATCGTCGATCGCAAGGTCGCGGTTGCCGATATCGTCCGCGCCGCGCAGGGCGTCGACAAGAAGCTGATCACCTCGGTCAGCGTGTTCGACGTCTATGAAGGCAAGGGCATCGATCCTGACAAAAAGTCGGTGGCGATCGCCGTGACGCTGCAGCCGCGCGACAAGACCATGACCGATCAGGAGATCGAAGCGGTCGCGGCCAAGATCGTGGCGGAAGTCACCAAGAAGACCGGCGGCAGCCTGCGCGGCTGA
- a CDS encoding alpha/beta hydrolase → MTKSPEPAPDFVTVGDGATARRIAVRARPGASPGLFWLGGFNSDMTGTKATALDQWAEARGRACVRFDYSGHGESSGSFADGTIGRWLEESLAVFDAYARGPQIVVGSSMGGWMALLLARALRRRGGDAAAKLAGLVLIAPAPDFTEALMWKGFSPEIRAEIETKGVWRRPSEYGEPYPITKALIEDGRNHLVLGGMIEVGCPVRILQGKQDEDVPWRHAFELAERLPTDDVVLTMIQDGDHRLSRPQDIARMLAAVEELG, encoded by the coding sequence ATGACAAAGTCACCCGAACCGGCCCCGGATTTCGTCACCGTCGGCGACGGCGCCACAGCGCGGCGGATCGCGGTCCGCGCCCGACCGGGCGCATCCCCCGGCCTGTTCTGGCTCGGCGGCTTCAACTCCGACATGACCGGCACCAAGGCGACCGCGCTCGACCAATGGGCCGAGGCGCGCGGCCGGGCCTGCGTCCGGTTCGACTATTCCGGCCATGGCGAATCCTCCGGCAGCTTCGCCGACGGCACCATTGGCCGCTGGCTGGAAGAGAGCCTCGCGGTGTTCGACGCCTACGCTCGCGGTCCACAAATCGTGGTCGGCTCGTCGATGGGCGGCTGGATGGCACTGCTGCTGGCCCGCGCCCTGCGCCGCCGCGGCGGCGACGCGGCCGCCAAGCTGGCCGGATTGGTGCTGATCGCGCCGGCGCCGGATTTTACCGAAGCGCTGATGTGGAAGGGGTTCTCCCCCGAAATCCGCGCCGAGATCGAGACCAAGGGCGTCTGGCGCCGCCCCTCGGAGTACGGCGAGCCCTACCCGATCACCAAGGCGCTGATCGAAGACGGCCGCAATCACCTCGTGCTCGGCGGTATGATCGAGGTCGGCTGTCCGGTCCGCATTCTGCAAGGCAAACAGGACGAAGACGTGCCGTGGCGCCACGCCTTCGAGCTGGCTGAGCGCCTGCCGACCGACGACGTGGTCCTGACGATGATTCAGGACGGCGATCACCGCCTCAGCCGCCCACAGGACATCGCCCGCATGCTGGCCGCGGTCGAGGAGCTGGGCTGA
- the rplT gene encoding 50S ribosomal protein L20, which translates to MARVKRGVTAHAKHKKVYKLAKGYRGRRKNTIRTAKAAVDKAGQYAFRDRKRKKRTFRALWIQRLNAAVRPFGMTYSVFINGLSKSGIVVDRKVLSDLAINEPAAFQAIAEKAKAALAA; encoded by the coding sequence ATGGCTCGCGTTAAACGCGGTGTGACGGCTCACGCCAAGCATAAGAAGGTCTACAAGCTCGCCAAGGGTTATCGCGGTCGTCGTAAGAACACGATCCGCACCGCCAAGGCTGCGGTCGACAAGGCCGGCCAGTACGCGTTCCGGGATCGCAAGCGCAAGAAGCGGACGTTCCGCGCGCTGTGGATCCAGCGCCTCAATGCCGCGGTGCGTCCGTTCGGCATGACCTACAGCGTGTTCATCAACGGCCTGTCGAAGTCCGGCATCGTCGTCGATCGCAAGGTGCTGTCGGATCTTGCGATCAACGAGCCGGCGGCGTTCCAGGCGATCGCCGAGAAGGCCAAGGCTGCGCTCGCAGCCTAA
- a CDS encoding endonuclease domain-containing protein, translated as MDDPKQPTWNVSPSQRRHARELRKKSTEAERLMWGELRDKRLNGVSFKRQVPIGPYIADFACHAKKLVVELDGGRHFPDDGERSDAARTAAIEARGFRVIRFSNHEVMTNRAGVLQSIADVLAARALPPTLSRKRERVRAKRAAKPRSDAGAANDQGDE; from the coding sequence ATGGACGATCCGAAGCAACCGACCTGGAACGTGTCGCCGAGCCAGCGCCGGCATGCGCGCGAGCTGCGAAAGAAGTCGACCGAGGCCGAGCGGCTGATGTGGGGCGAGCTGCGCGACAAGCGTCTCAATGGCGTCTCGTTCAAGCGACAGGTGCCGATCGGGCCGTACATCGCCGACTTCGCCTGCCACGCGAAAAAGCTGGTGGTCGAGCTCGATGGCGGTCGGCATTTTCCCGATGACGGTGAACGCTCCGATGCGGCGCGCACGGCCGCGATCGAGGCCCGCGGGTTTCGGGTGATCCGCTTCAGCAATCATGAAGTCATGACTAATCGAGCAGGGGTGTTGCAGAGCATTGCGGATGTGCTTGCGGCAAGGGCCCTCCCCCCAACCCTCTCCCGCAAGCGGGAGAGGGTGCGCGCCAAGCGCGCGGCGAAGCCTCGCTCTGACGCGGGTGCCGCGAACGACCAGGGCGATGAGTAG
- a CDS encoding flavin monoamine oxidase family protein, translating to MTISRRSLLEGLLGATAGLALLPVLGGRANAALPREAEVVVVGAGAAGIAAARRIVAAGRKVIVVEAASEIGGRCVTDTTSFAAPFDRGARWLHNPDSNPLVRLARSSGFAVTPVAPGQKVRIGRRNARSRETEDFLAAFVRASRAISDASRGKSDISCAAALPNDLGDWAATIEYVLGPATTSKDLRALSAMDAVRTLDRTALLGCPQGVGSLLTQLASSLPIALSTPVKRIVWSGRDLAVETTAGRIGARAIIVTASTNVLTSGNLGFSPELPKRQLDAAARLSLGSIDRIALQFKGNPLGLSRDETIIERADDIRTATLVGNIGGTSLCTVDVAGSFGRQLAAQGEAAMQDFAIEWLGKLFGSDIAGAVERKAVTRWNEMPYVLGAMSAAEPGGQPSRKVLGEPLGNLFFAGEATHETLFGTVQGAWESGERAADAALKKIGAVKEPAPEKPLRKQKPRREPQRQREQRPPATASGTPSWWR from the coding sequence ATGACGATTTCGCGACGCAGCCTGCTCGAGGGCTTGCTCGGCGCTACTGCCGGGCTTGCGTTGCTGCCCGTGTTGGGCGGGCGGGCGAACGCCGCTCTGCCGCGCGAGGCGGAGGTCGTGGTGGTCGGCGCCGGCGCCGCCGGGATCGCGGCGGCGCGGCGGATCGTGGCGGCCGGCCGCAAGGTAATCGTGGTCGAGGCCGCCTCGGAGATTGGGGGGCGCTGCGTCACCGATACCACCAGTTTCGCAGCGCCGTTCGACCGCGGCGCGCGCTGGCTGCACAACCCCGACAGCAACCCGCTGGTCCGGCTGGCGCGCAGCTCCGGCTTTGCGGTGACGCCTGTCGCCCCCGGCCAGAAGGTCAGGATCGGACGCCGCAACGCCCGTTCGCGCGAGACCGAGGATTTTCTGGCGGCCTTCGTCCGTGCCAGCCGCGCCATCAGCGATGCGTCACGCGGCAAGTCCGATATTTCCTGCGCGGCCGCGCTGCCGAACGATCTCGGTGATTGGGCGGCGACGATCGAATATGTGCTGGGCCCGGCGACGACCAGCAAGGACCTGCGCGCGCTGTCGGCGATGGACGCGGTGCGGACGCTGGACCGCACCGCGCTGCTCGGCTGCCCGCAAGGCGTCGGCAGTCTGCTGACCCAGCTCGCATCCTCGCTGCCGATTGCACTGTCGACCCCGGTGAAGCGGATCGTGTGGAGCGGGCGCGATCTCGCGGTCGAAACCACAGCCGGCCGGATCGGTGCGCGCGCCATCATCGTCACGGCGTCGACCAATGTGCTGACCTCGGGCAATCTGGGGTTCTCCCCCGAACTGCCGAAACGGCAGCTCGACGCCGCAGCACGGCTGAGCCTCGGCAGCATCGACCGCATCGCGCTGCAGTTCAAAGGTAACCCGCTCGGGCTATCGCGCGACGAGACCATCATCGAACGCGCCGACGACATCCGCACCGCGACGCTGGTGGGCAATATCGGCGGTACCTCGCTGTGCACGGTCGACGTCGCCGGCTCGTTCGGGCGCCAGCTCGCCGCGCAGGGCGAAGCCGCGATGCAGGATTTCGCGATCGAATGGCTGGGCAAGCTGTTTGGCAGCGACATCGCAGGCGCGGTCGAACGCAAGGCGGTGACGCGCTGGAACGAGATGCCTTACGTGCTGGGCGCGATGTCGGCGGCGGAGCCCGGCGGCCAGCCGTCGCGCAAGGTGCTGGGCGAGCCGCTCGGCAATCTGTTCTTTGCCGGTGAAGCGACCCACGAAACGCTGTTCGGCACGGTGCAGGGCGCCTGGGAATCCGGCGAACGCGCCGCCGACGCCGCGCTGAAGAAGATCGGCGCCGTCAAGGAGCCCGCGCCGGAGAAGCCCCTACGCAAACAGAAGCCGCGGCGCGAACCGCAGCGTCAGCGCGAGCAGCGCCCGCCCGCCACCGCGAGCGGCACGCCGTCGTGGTGGCGCTGA
- the queG gene encoding tRNA epoxyqueuosine(34) reductase QueG, protein MARGRTGVADLRGPGFLTIAGGQSASAEPGDALKARLAEQARALGFDAFGICAPDSIPEAPARLRAFLDAGYHGEMAWLADRPERRSDPRVMWSEVQSVILLGFNYGPDADPRAVLTQKDRGAISVYAQGDDYHDVIKARLKQFARWLVATGGGDVKVFIDTAAVMEKPLAQAAGLGWQGRHTNLVSKGRGSWMFLGAVFTTLDLPRDAAEGDHCGSCRACLDACPTAAFPAPYQLDARRCISYLTIEHKGPIPREFRARLGNRIYGCDDCLAACPWNKFAQAGREAKLAARDALRAPALGELVRLDDPSFRALFTKSPVKRIGRDRFIRNVLIAIGNSGDGELASEAERMLADPSPTIRGAAVWALAQLLPPERVATLKAVHLAAEVDDGVRAEWGGVAAE, encoded by the coding sequence ATGGCTCGCGGGCGTACCGGCGTCGCGGACCTACGTGGACCTGGATTTCTGACCATCGCCGGTGGTCAGTCCGCATCGGCCGAACCCGGCGATGCGTTGAAGGCGCGGCTCGCCGAACAGGCACGCGCTCTCGGCTTTGATGCCTTCGGAATCTGCGCTCCCGACTCCATTCCCGAAGCGCCGGCGCGGCTGCGCGCGTTTCTCGACGCCGGTTATCACGGCGAGATGGCTTGGCTCGCCGATCGTCCCGAGCGTCGCTCCGATCCGCGTGTGATGTGGAGCGAGGTCCAAAGCGTCATCCTGCTCGGCTTCAACTATGGCCCGGACGCCGATCCGCGCGCCGTGCTGACTCAGAAGGATCGCGGTGCCATCTCCGTCTATGCGCAGGGCGACGATTATCACGACGTCATCAAGGCCCGGCTGAAGCAGTTCGCGCGCTGGCTGGTGGCGACCGGCGGCGGTGACGTGAAGGTGTTCATCGACACTGCGGCAGTAATGGAGAAGCCGCTTGCCCAGGCCGCCGGTCTCGGCTGGCAGGGCCGGCACACCAATCTGGTGTCGAAAGGCCGCGGCTCCTGGATGTTTCTGGGGGCTGTTTTCACCACGCTCGATCTGCCGCGGGACGCAGCCGAGGGCGATCACTGCGGCTCGTGCCGCGCCTGCCTCGACGCCTGCCCGACCGCCGCGTTTCCGGCGCCGTACCAGCTCGATGCCCGGCGCTGCATCTCGTATCTGACGATCGAGCACAAAGGCCCGATCCCGCGGGAGTTTCGCGCGCGCCTCGGCAACCGGATTTACGGCTGTGACGATTGTCTTGCCGCCTGCCCGTGGAACAAGTTTGCCCAGGCGGGGCGCGAGGCAAAGCTGGCCGCGCGCGATGCTCTGCGGGCACCGGCGCTCGGCGAACTGGTGCGGCTCGACGATCCGTCGTTTCGGGCCCTGTTCACCAAGTCGCCGGTGAAGCGTATCGGGCGCGACCGCTTCATCCGCAACGTGCTGATCGCGATCGGCAATTCGGGCGATGGCGAGTTGGCTTCGGAGGCCGAGCGGATGCTGGCCGATCCGAGCCCGACGATCCGCGGCGCCGCGGTCTGGGCGCTGGCGCAATTGCTGCCGCCGGAGCGCGTCGCGACACTGAAGGCGGTGCATCTCGCCGCCGAAGTCGATGACGGCGTGCGGGCGGAGTGGGGCGGGGTCGCTGCTGAGTAG